The Halovulum dunhuangense genome includes the window TGCGGCCCGCCATCGACCAGCGCCTCGACCCCGTGGCGCTGGGTCTCGCGCAGGCGAAGGCGCTCAAGCCGCAGATCGCGCGGCGCGCGCAGGAAGACGATGGCATCGAAGCGATCCGACAGTGCCTCGCCCCATTCGGCGACCGAGCCGGAGAGAACCCAGCCGGGCTGCGTCAGGAACGCCTCTTCCATCAGCCGCACCCGCTCGGGCACCGGGCGCGCGGCGGCAAATGGCACCGGCGTGGGAAGCCAGTGATAGTCGTCGGTGTCGTGATGCGTCAGGCCCAGGCGTGCGGCCAGCGCGCGGCCAAGCGTGGTGCTGCCCGCGCCCGCCGCGCCGGTCACATGGATCCGAAGCGGATGCGCGGGGCCCAAGATCAGGCGCCGGTGCCGATGGGGCAGGTCACGCCGGTGCCGCCTATGCCGCAATAGCCGGCCGGGTTCTTCGCCAGGTACTGCTGGTGATAGTCCTCGGCGTAGTAGAACGGCCCGGCCTGCCGGATCTCGGTGGTGATCGGCCCGTAACCGGCCGCCGCCAGCCGCTGCTGGTAGACCGGCTTCGACGCCTCTGCCGCCGCCTTCTGTTCGGGCGTGGTCCAGTAGATGCCCGAGCGGTACTGCGTGCCGCGGTCATTGCCCTGCCGCATGCCCTGGGTCGGGTCGTGCCCCTCCCAGAAGGTGCGCACCAGTGCATCGAAGCCGATCTGCGAGGGATCATAGACCACCAGCACCACCTCGTTATGGCCGGTCTGGCCGCTGCATACCTCCTGGTAGGTGGGGTTCGGCGTGTAGCCGGCGGCATAGCCCGCCGCGGTCACCCAGACACCCGGCAGCTTCCAGAACATGCGCTCCACGCCCCAGAAGCAGCCCATGCCGAAGAGCACCTGCTCGGTCCCCTCGGGGAACGGTCCCTTGAGGGGGCGGCCGCTCACGAAATGGGTGTCTGCGGTGGGGATGGCCGCGCTGCGGCCGGGAAGGGCCGCGTCGGGCGACGGCATCTCGAGTTTCTTGCCCAGTCCGAAGAACATCACGACGTCTCCTGTCACTTCCGCCCCGATGTAGGGCTGCGTTCGGAAATTCCCAGTGGCGCGCGCCTATTCCGCGGGGGCCGGCAGCGCACGCACGAAGATGGTCTCGTTGCCCGGTGCCGGGTGGCGCGGGATCAGCATGGCCAGCGCCAGCGACACACCGGCCATGCCGGCAGCCATCAGGAAGACCGAGCCGGGGCTGACCAGCCAGACATACCCCAGAAGCGCGGGCAGGAACACCGCGGCGATATGGTTGATGGTGAAGGCCACGGCGGCGGTCGGCGCGATGTCCGCGGGGTCGGAAATCTTCTGGAAATAGGTCTTGAGCGCCAGCGCCAGACCGAAGAACAGGTGGTCGATGACATACAGCGCCGCCGCCACCAGCACCCCCCAGCCGAAATAATAGATCCCGCCATAGGCAAGGAACACGCAGATCAGGCCGACATATTCGACGGCCAGCGCGCGCTTTTCGCCCCAGCGCCCGACCGCGGCACCGATCAGGGGGCCGGCGAACATGTTGGCCAGGTAGTTGATCAGGAACAGCGCCGTGACCTCGTGCACCTCGAAGCCGAATTTCTCGACCATCATGAAGGCGGCGAAGACGACGAAGATCTGCCGACGCGCGCCCGACATGAACTGGAGCGCGTAGTAAAGCCAGTAGCGCCGGCGCAGGATCAGCTTCTTGGTCTGCGGGTTCGGCGCATCGAACGACGGGAACAGTAGCCGCGCCGCCAGCGCGATCGCCAGCGTGGCGATGCCGCCGGTCATGAAGACGAAGGAAAAGCTCAGGTCGAACGCCTTCCACGTCGCCACGATCAGCCCGTAGGCCAGCAGCGACGCCCCCGAACCGACCGCCAGCAGCCAGCCCAGCATCTGCGGCGCACGGCGCTTGTCGATCCATTGCAGTTGCAGCGACTGGTTCACCGTCTCGTAGTAGTGGAACCCGATCGACGAGATCAGCGTCGTGATCAGCAGCCCCGTGAAGGAGGGGAAATACCCCGTCACTGCCACGGCGCCGCCCAGCATCGCCAGCGACAGCAGCGCAAGCGTCTGCTCGCGCAGAAGCATGATGACCGCGATCACGCCCACCGCCAGGAAGCCGGGGATCTCGCGCACCGATTGCAGCCAGCCCCAGTCCGAGCCGTCGAAGGCGGCGACCTCGACCACGAAGTTCTGAAGGGTCGCGACCCAGACCGCGAAGCTCAGCGGCATGCCGAAGGCCATCAACGCCAGCAGCGCCTCGGGACGGCGCCAGCGCGGCAAGCTGGCAGCTTCCTCGAGGGTCATGGGACGGCGGCGCGACAACAGGCTCATTCCGCCGGACATACGCCCAATTTCGACCCTTGGCGAGCGCCGCTTGCGCATGCCGGGGAAAATGGCTTGCGCCCAAAAGGAAACGCCGCCCCCGGGGGGACGGCGTTCCGGAATTCCGGTCTGCGAAGGATCAGTTCTTCGCGTAGTATTCGACGACCAGGTTCGGCTCCATCATCACCGGGTAGGGCACGTCGGCCAGCAGCGGGGTGCGGGTGAACTGGGCGGTCATCTTGGAATGATCGACCTGGATGTAGTCGGGCACGTCACGCTCGGCCAGGCCCACGGCCTCCAGCACGACGGCCAGCTGCTTGGACTTGTCCCGCACCTCGATCACGTCGCCCTCGGAGACGCGGAAGGAGGGGATGTTCACGCGCTTGCCGTTCACGAGCACATGGCCGTGGTTCACGAACTGGCGGGCGGCGAAGATGGTCGGCACGAATTTCGCGCGGTAGACGACGGCGTCGAGACGGCGCTCCAGCAGGCCCACAAGCAGCTCGCCGGTGTCGCCGCGCTGACGCTCGGCCTCGGCATAGATGCGGCGGAACTGCTTTTCGGTCAGGTCGCCGTAATAGCCCTTCAGCTTCTGCTTGGCGCGCAGCTGCAGACCGAAGTCCGACAGCTTGCCCTTGCGGCGCTGGCCATGCTGGCCGGGGCCGTATTCGCGCTTGTTCACCGGGGATTTCGGACGGCCCCAGATGTTCTCGCCCATGCGGCGGTCGATCTTGTACTTGGCAGACGTGCGTTTGGTCACGGCTGGATCCTTTCAGCATCGATGTGAAAGGTGCTTTCCTTTGCCGCCTCCGGAACCGGATTTGGCCGACAGGCATCCCCTTGCGGGGGCCACAAACACCAAAGTGCCCGCCCGTCTCGGGGCAGGTCGCCGCGTTATACGGATCTGCGCCGGGCTGTCAATGCGCCCTCAGAAGGACAGGCCCAGCGCGAAGGCCGCCGTCCATTGGCCACTGCGCTGCGCCTCGAACTCGGGACCGAGCCACGCGACACCCGCAAGCGCCGTCAGACGCCCGACATCATAGCCAAGCCCGGCCCGGACCCGCGTGCGCGTATCCCGCGGTTCGTCGCCGGTCCCGTGACCGAGCAGCGCGCTGGACCCCACCGCGGCAATGTCCACGCCGAGGGAGCCCCAGACGCCCGGCCCGCCCGCGCCGCTCAACCGGAAGGGCAGCCCTGTCACGGGCTCCCGTCCAAAGGTACCTGCGTCGACGGCCTGTCCCAGGTACAGATCGCCCCCCACGCGGGCCAGCGTCTCGTGCCCCGCCTGAAGGCCCAGAAACGGCTGCAACACCAACTGCCCCTCATCCAGGGCGACGGGCCGCGCCAACTCGCCCGCAAGGGTCGGCCAGACGCTGTCGGGAACCATCTGATCCTCGGGCGGGGCTGAAGCGCCGCCGCTCACGACATGGATGATGTCCTGCACCTCGTGCAGCCGGTTCTGCGGGCCGATCACATGCAGGTCCGCACCAAGCGTCGCCTCAAGCCCCCGCGTGCGGAAATGGGTATGCGCGCCGACGGACAGGATGCCCGCATAGCGCCGGTCCCCTGCCCCGTCGGCAAGAAAGAATTCGGGCGTCACGAACTCGGCCGACAGGCGCAGTTCCAGAAGGTCGCCGAACTCCGGCATGGCTTCCGCATCGCCCTGCCGGGCAAGCGCGACGCTCAGCATGGCCGACCCGGTCCGCCAGCGATCCAGTCCCTGGAAGACGCTGTCGTTGACATGAACTGCCGTCACCCGCTCCAGGCGGTAGGGCTCTGCCGCCGCATGCCCTGCCGCAAGGGCAAGCATCGCAATCAAGGCTCCTCGAACGATCCGGGCCTTCGGCATGGGTGCGACCTCTTGTTTCGGATGGCAGCCGCGCCCCTGCGGCGCCCGGCCTGCAAAGCCTAGAAGGCGCGCGCCTCTGCTGGCAAGGCCGCTTGCATCAGTAGACGTTCACGCCGCGATCCATTAAGCCTCGCAGCGGCTGAAGGACTGAAAGCCTCAAGACGCGCAAGAAAGGCTCGGAACACATGGCAGACAACAAGACACCCGACATCATCTACACCAAGGTGGACGAAGCGCCGGACCTGGCATCGGCATCGTTCCTGCCGATCATCCGCCGCTTCGCGGCCGAGGCCGGGGTCACCGTCGGCCTGCGGGACATTTCGCTGGCGGGCCGGATCATCGCGGCCTTTCCCGAACGCCTGACAGAGGCGCAGCGCCAGTCCGACGATCTTGCCATCCTGGGCGACCTGGTGAAGACGCCCGAGGCGAACGTCATCAAGCTGCCCAACATCTCGGCCTCGGCGCCGCAGCTGGTCGCGGCCATCAAGGAACTTCAGGGCCAGGGCTACGACCTGCCCGATTATGTGGACGAACCCGCGACCGACGCGGAAAAGGACGCCCGCCGCCGCTATGACGCGATCCGGGGCTCGGCCGTGAACCCCGTCCTGCGCGAGGGCAACTCGGACCGCCGTGCCGCCAGGGCCGTGAAGAACTACGCCAAGGCGAACCCCCATTCGATGGGCAAGTGGTCGGCCGACAGCAAGACCCGCGTCTCGACCATGGGCGCGAACGACTTCCGCTCGAACGAGAAGTCCGTGACCCTGACCGAGGCACAGGCCGGCCCCGCGCGGATCGAGTTGATCGCCAGGGACGGCAGCGTGACGGTCCTGAAAGAGGGCGTGCAGTATCACGCCGGCACCGTGGTGGACGCGACCTTCCTGTCGGCGAAGGCGCTCGACGCCTTCCTCGCCCGCGAGATCGAGGCAACGAAGAAAGAGGGCATCCTCTTCTCGCTGCACCTGAAGGCCACCATGATGAAGGTGTCCGATCCGATCATCTTCGGCCACGCGGTGCGCGAATTCCTCAAGCCCGTCTTCGACAAGCATGGCGACGCGCTGAAATCGGCCGGTGTGAACCCGAATTCCGGCCTGGGCGAGATGCTCGACCGCGTGTCCGGCATGGCCGAGATCGAGGCCGACATCCAGGCGGTGATGGCGGATCGCCCGCCGCTCTACATGGTCAATTCGGACCGCGGCATCACCAACCTGCACGTCCCCTCGGACGTGATCATCGACGCCTCGATCCCGGCGCTGATCCGCGCCGGTGGCAAGGGCTGGGGCCCGGACGGCAAGGAAGCCGACGCCAACTGCGTGATCCCCGACAGCTCTTACGCGGCGGTCTATGACGAGGCGATCGCCTATTTCAAGGAAACCGGCGCGCTGGATCCGTCGACCGCCGGGACGGTGCAGAATGTCGGCCTGATGGCGCAGAAGGCCGAGGAATACGGCTCGCACCCGACCACCTTCGAGATCCCGAAGGACGGCACCGTGCGCCTGATCGCCGCCAATGGCGACGTGCTGACCACGCACGAGGTGGAAGCCGGCGACATCTGGCGCTCGGCCGCGACGCGCAAGGCACCGATCGAGGACTGGGTGAAGCTTGCCATCGAGCGGCAGAAGGCCGAGGGCTGCCAGGCCATCTTCTGGCTGGACGAGACCCGCGCCCACGACGCGCAGCTGATCGCCTATGTCAAGCCGCTGCTGGCGGCGGCGGGCGCCACCGACAAGTTCCTTATCCTTGCCCCGCGCGAAGCGACGCGCCTGTCCTTCGAGACGATCCGCAATGGCGAGAACTCGATCGCGGTCACCGGCAACGTGCTGCGCGACTACCTGACCGACCTGTTCCCGATCCTGGAGCTGGGCACCTCGGCCAAGATGCTGTCGATCGTGAAGCTGATGCAGGGCGGCTGCATGTTCGAGACCGGGGCCGGCGGCTCGGCGCCCAAGCACGTCCAGCAGCTGATGGAGGAGAACCACCTGCGCTGGGACTCCCTGGGCGAGTTCTGCGCGCTGGGCGAAAGCCTGAAGTTCCTGGGCACCAGCAAGGGCAACGCCAAGGCGCGGATCCTGGGCGACGCGGTGGACGCGGCGACGCAGGGGATCCTCGATCATGACCGTTCCCCGGGCCGCAAGGCGGGCCAGCCGGACAACCGCCACAGCCACTACTGGTTCGCCCGCTACTGGGCCGAGGCGCTGGCCGCACAGACCGAGGACGCGGCCCTTGCGGCAGCCTTTGCCCCGGTCGCCAAGGCGCTGGCCGATAACGAGGGCAAGATCCTGGCAGAGTTGTCGGCCGCACAGGGCAAGCCCGCCGATCTGGGCGGCTACTACCACACCGACCCGGTCAAGACCGGCGCGGTGATGCGCCCCTCGGCAACGCTGAACGGGATCATCGGCTGATACCGGCCAGCGGCCCCGCGCGATCGGGCGGGGCCATCCGGAAACGAACAGGCGGCGCCACCAGTCCGGGGGCGCCGCCTTTCTCTTTCCGGGGGGACGCGGCCGGGATCGCCGGCCGCGCAACTCGGGATCAGTTCAGGTCGAAGCGATCCGCGTTCATCACCTTGGTCCAGGCCGCCACGAAATCCTTTACAAAGGTTTCGTGACCGTCGTCCTGGGCATAGACCTCGGCATAGGCGCGCAGGATCGAGTTCGATCCGAACACCAGGTCCACGCGGGTCGCGGTCCACTTCACGTCGCCGGTCTTGCGGTCCACGATCTCGTAGAGATTGTTGGCCTTCGGCACCCACTTCCACTTCATGTCCGTCAGGTTGACGAAGAAGTCCGTGGTCAGCGCGCCTTCCCGGTCGGTGAAGACGCCGTGCTTCGCACCGCCGTGATTGGCGCCCATGGCCCGCATGCCGCCGATCAGGCAGGTCATCTCGGGCCCCGTGAGCCCCATCAGCTGGGCACGGTCGAGCATCAGCTCCTCGGCCGAAACGACGTAGTCCTTCTTCAGCCAGTTGCGGAAGCCATCGGCCAGCGGCTCGAGAACCGAGAACGAGGCGGCGTCGGTCGTCTCGTCGGTCGCGTCGCCGCGACCGGCCGCGAAGGGCACCTCGATGTCGAAGCCCGCGGCCTTGGCCGCCTGCTCGACGCCCAGGTTGCCGGCCAGCACGATCACGTCGGCGACGGACGCGCCGGTCTCGGCCGCGATGGGCTCGAGCACCGCCAGCACCCGCGCCAGGCGCTCGGGCTCGTTGCCCTCCCAGTCCTTCTGCGGGGCAAGGCGGATGCGGGCGCCGTTGGCACCGCCGCGCAGGTCGGACTGGCGGAAGGTGCGCGCGCTGTCCCAGGCGGTGGCGACCATGTCGGCCACCGACAGCCCGGCCGCGGCGATCTTCGCCTTGACCGCGGCCACGTCGTAGTCGCGCTTGCCTGCGGGCACCGGATCCTGCCAGATCAGCTCTTCCTGCGGCGCGTCCGGGCCGATGTAACGCTCGCGCGGGCCCAGGTCGCGGTGGGTCAGCTTGAACCAGGCGCGGGCGAAGGTGTCCGAGAAATACGCCTCGTCGGCCATGAACTTCTCGCAGATCGCGCGATAGCTCGGGTCCATCTTCATCGCCATGTCGGCATCGGTCATCATCGGCATCACGCGCTTGGACGGATCCGTCGCGTCGACCGGCATGTCCTCTTCCTTGATGTCGATGGGACGCCACTGCCAGGCGCCGGCGGGCGACTTCGTCAGTTCCCACTCGTAGCCGAAGAGCAGCTTGAAATAGCCCATGTCCCACTTGGTGGGATTGGTCGTCCAGGCGCCCTCGATGCCCGAGGTGATGGCGTTGGTGGCCTTGCCGTTCAGGTTCGGATTGACCCAGCCAAAACCCTGGTTCTCGATCTCCGAGGCTTCGGGCTCGGCGCCCAGGGTCGCCGCGTCGCCGTTGCCATGCGCCTTGCCGACGGTGTGGCCACCGGCGGTCAGCGCCGCGGTTTCCTCGTCGTTCATGGCCATGCGGGCAAAGGTCTCGCGCACCTGGGCGGCGGTCTTCAGCGGATCGGGCTGGCCGTTCACGCCTTCGGGATTGACGTAGATCAGGCCCATCTGCACGGCGGCCAGCGGGTTTTCCATCGTCGCCGGGTTCTCGAGGCTCTCGTAGCGCTCGTCGGACGGCGCGAGCCACTCCTTTTCCGAGCCCCAGTAGACGTCCTTCTCGGGGTGCCAGATGTCCTCGCGCCCGAAGGAGAAGCCGAAGGTCTTCAGCCCCATCGACTCGTAGGCCATGTTGCCTGCCAGCAGGATCAGGTCGGCCCAGCTCAGCCTGTTGCCGTACTTCTTCTTGACCGGCCACAGCAGGCGCCGCGCCTTGTCGAGGTTGCCGTTGTCCGGCCAGCTGTTCAGGGGCGCGAAGCGGATGTTGCCCGCGCCACCGCCGCCGCGGCCGTCGGCCAGTCGGTAGGAGCCCGCCGAGTGCCAGGCGAGGCGGATCATCAGGCCGCCGTAATGGCCCCAGTCGGCCGGCCACCAGTCCTGGCTGTCGGTCATCAGCGCCTTGACGTCGGCCTTCACGGCCTCGAAGTCCAGTTCCTTCACGGCCTCGCGGTAGTCGAAGCCCTTCAACGGATTGGACTTCGCATCATGCTGATGCAGGATGTCGAGGTTCAGCGTGTTCGGCCACCAGTCCATCACGTCCGAGCTGTTGGTCGTGATCGCACCGTGCATCACCGGGCATTTGCCCAAGGCCTTGTCATCTCCGTCCATGTGTCGCTCCGATCATGGCTGCATTGCTGAAAATCATCTGTCAGGGTCCGGGCCACTCCCCAAAGGCAGAGTCCGGCCAGTCCCTGGCACGCCTGCACCGCTCTAACAGAGCGAGGCGATTAGATTAAGTTGTATTTTCTGATTGCGCGTATAAGTCTGGCTTATGTCAAACCTGACCCTGAAGCAGTTGCGATACCTTGAGGCATTGGCCCGGCACGGCCATTTCGGGCGCGCGGCCGATGCCTGCGCCATCTCGCAGCCGGCGTTGTCCATGCAGATCCGGCAGCTCGAGGATACGCTTGGCACCGAGTTGTTCGAGCGCAGCGCCCGGCAGGTCCGGCTGACCGGCTTCGGCGCGGAGTTCGCGGCCCGCGCACGCGACATCCTGCGGTCGGTGGACGAGCTGGAGGACCTGGCCCGCGCCTCGCGCGACAGGCTTGTGGGCCGGCTCAGGATCGGGGTGATCCCCACGGTCGCGCCCTACCTGCTGCCCGCAATCATCGGCAACCTGACGCGCGCCAATGCCGGGCTCGACCTCCAGCTGCGCGAGACGGTGACGCCCCGGCTGATCGAGGAACTGGCCGACGGCCGGCTCGACACGGCCATCGTGGCGCTTCCGGTGTCCGAGCCGTCGCTGACAGAGACCGCCCTTTTCACCGAGGAATTCGTGCTGGTCCGCCCCGGCGCGGACGCGGGCAAGCCGGTTCCCAACCGCGAGACGTTGCGCGAGATGCGGCTTCTCCTGCTGGAAGAGGGGCACTGCTTCCGCGACCAGGCGCTGTCCTTCTGCAACATCCAGTCCGCCGCCCCCCGCGAGGTGCTGGAGGGAAGCTCGCTCTCGACCCTGGTGCAGATGGTCGGCGCGGGCATCGGCGTGACGCTGATCCCCGAGATGGCAGTCGCGGTCGAGACACGCTCGGCCCAGGTCTCCATCGCGCGCTTCCGCGAGCCGAAGCCCATGCGCACCATCGGGATGATCTGGCGCCGGACCAGCCCGCTCGCCCGCGAACTGACCCAGATCGCCGAGGTCGTCCGCGCCTCGGCGCAGACGCTCCGTTCCGGGCCGGCGACCTAGCGCCGGCCGTGCCTCATGCGCATTTCGAGTGGCCGCATTCGGCGCAGGTCATGCAGCCCTCGATCATGCGCATGGCGTATTGGCCGCAATTCGGACAGGCCGGGCCGCGGTTGCCGTTCCCGTAGCCGGCCAGGTGGGGGTCTGATTTCGCGCCCATGCCCTCGCCGTCGAGAAAGCCGATCTCGATCATGTGCCGCTCGATCACCCCGCCGATCGCGGCCAGGATCGAGGGGATGTAGCGCCCCTCCATCCAGGCGCCGCCACGCGGGTCGAACACGGCCTTCATCTCCTCGACCACGAAGCTGACATCGCCGCCGCGCCGGAACACCGCCGAGATCATCCGCGTCAGCGCCACGGTCCAGGCGAAATGCTCCATGTTCTTCGAGTTGATGAACACCTCGAAGGGACGGCGCTGGCCGCCCAGGACGATGTCGTTGATGGTGATGTAGATGGCGTGTTCGGACTCGGGCCACTTGATCTTGTAGGTGTTGCCTTCAAGCGTCTCGGGCCGGTCGAGCTTGTCGGCATGATGCAGCGCCTCGCCGCCCTCGACCTGCGCGGGATCCGCCTCTCCGACACTCAGCACGCTGCCCGTCACCGCGTTCGGCCGGTAGGTGGTGCAGCCCTTGCAGCCCTGGTCCCAGGCCGCGAGATAGACGTCCTTGAAATCCTCGAAGGGAATGTCGGCCGGGCAGTTGATCGTCTTGGAGATGCTCGAATCGACCCATTCCTGCGCCGCCGCCTGCATCCGCACATGTTCCAGCGGATCCAGCGTCTGGGCGGTCACGAAGCTGTCGGGGAACAGCGCGTCCCCCATCCGCGCCCGCCACTGCTGCACGGCGTAGTCCACCACCTCCTCCTCGGTGCGGCTGCCGTCGGGTTGCAGAACCTTGCGGGTGTAGCTGTGGGCAAAGACCGGCTCGATGCCGGAGCTGACATTCCCCGCAAGCAGGCTGATCGTGCCGGTGGGCGCGATCGATGTCACCAGCGCGTTGCGGATCCCGTGCCGGGCGACGGCCTCGCGCACGTCAGGGTCCATGCGCTCCATCATGTCCGAGGCGATGAACCGGTCCCGGTCGAACAGCGGAAACGCCCCCTTCTCCTCGGCCAGATGCGCCGAGGCGAGATAGGCCGCGCGCGCGATCCGCTGCAACCAGCGCCCGGTCAGACGCGCGGCTTCCTCGGATCCGTAGCGCAGGTCCAGCATCATCAGCGCATCGGCAAGCCCCGTGACGCCCAGCCCGATGCGGCGCTTCGCCTGCGCTTCCGCCGCCTGCTGGGGCAGCGGAAAGCGGCTGGCATCCACCACGTTGTCCATCATCCGCACCGCGACCGCGACCAGCTCGTCCAGCGCCGCCTCGTCCAGCGCCGCATCGGGTCCGAAGGGATCGCGCACCAGCCGCGCCAGGTTGATCGAGCCCAGCAGGCAGGCGCCGTAAGGCGGCAGCGGCTGCTCGCCGCAGGGGTTGGTGGCGGCGATGGTCTCTGCGTAGTTCAGGTTGTTGCGCTGGTTGATGCGGTCGATGAAGATGACCCCGGGTTCCGCATAATCATAGGTCGCGCGCATGATCCGGTTCCACAGGTCGCGCGCCCGGACCGTGGCAAAGATCCGCCGCTCGAAGACCAGGTCCCAGTCGCCATCCTCCTTCACCGCCGCCATGAAGGCGTCGGTCACCAGCACCGACAGGTTGAACATGCGCAACCGCGCCGGGTCGCGCTTGGCGTCGATGAACTCGGCGATGTCGGGATGGTCGCAACGCATCGTCGCCATCATCGCCCCCCGGCGCGAGCCGGCCGACATGATCGTGCGGCACATCGAATCCCACACGTCCATGAAGGACAGCGGGCCCGAGGCGTCGGCGCCCACGCCGTGCACCGCAGCCCCGCGTGGGCGGATGGTCGAGAAGTCGTAGCCGATGCCGCCGCCCTGCTGCATGGTCAGCGCGGCTTCCTTCAGCATCTCGAAGATGCCGGCCATGCTGTCGGGGATCGTGCCCATGACGAAGCAGTTGAAAAGCGTGACCGACCGCCCGGTGCCCGCGCCCGCCATGATCCGGCCCGCGGGAAGGAAGCGGAAATCCTCGAGCGCCGCGTAGAACCGCTGTTCCCAGGCGCCGGGGTTCTTCTCCACCACGGCCAGCGCGCGGGCGACCCGGCGCCAGCTGTCCTCGACGCTCAGGTCGATCGGTGCGCCCTCGGGGGTCTTGAAGCGGTACTTCATGTCCCAGATGGCTTCCGAGATGGGGGCGGCAAAACGGGTCATGCGGGCGATCCGGTGCTGTCATGGAAAGGGACCACGGAATGTAGCGCCGGCGTCCCCGTGCGGCAACAACTTGTGGTGGCGTGCGGTTGCCGCCGCCGCGCCCGGTGCTACTGTTGGGACACGGGGAATCGAGGGGGCGAGCGCATGGCCGGACCGGTCCATCTTCTGAAACTGTCGGTCGGAACCGAGTCGGTCGAGGATCTGGCCGCCTGGCAGGACAGCGTGGTCGAGCGCAACCGCGCCGCCGGGCTTGGCGCTGTGGTCACCCATACTACCCGCATGTGGCCCCGCCGCGAGGCCGAGATCCTTGCGGGCGGATCGATCTACTGGGTGATCCGGGGCGCCGTCCTGTGTCGGCAGAAGGTCCTGGGCCTCGAGGAACGCATCGGCGGCGACGGCATCCGCCGCTGCGCGATCGTGCTGGAACCGGGGCTGGTGCGCACCAGCCCCCAGCCGCGCCGCCCCTTCCAGGGCTGGCGCTACCTGAAGCCCACCGACGCGCCGGCCGATCTGGGGGCCTATGTCCCGGGCGAGGAAACACTCCCGCGTGAATTGGCAGAGGAGCTTGCGGCGCTAGGTGTCCTGTAGAGTGGCCCGCGTGGTCGCCGGACAGTCCATCGGAGGAAAAGACCAGATGACCGAAGCCCAGACCCCCCGCAAAAAGGCAGGCGATTTCGACCAGCGCCTGCTGGAACTCTATGACGGATATGTGCACGGCAAGATGAGCAAGCGCGCCTTCATGGACGCGGCCGCCAAGTTCGCCGTCGGCGGCGTGACCGTTGCCGCCCTCGTGGAAAGCCTTCAGCCCGATTACGCCCTGGCCCAGCAGGTCAGCCCCGATGACCCCGACATCGTGACGGAGCGGATCACCTACGCCTCGCCCGATGGGCATGGCGAGATCTCGGGCCTGCTGGCGCGCCCGGCGGCTGCGACCGATCCGATCGGCGCGGTGCTGGTGATCCACGAGAACCGCGGCCTCAATCCCTACATCGAGGATGTGGTGCGCCGCGTGGCCAAGGCCGGCTTCATCGCCCTTGGCCCCGACGGGCTGTCACCGCTGGGCGGGTATCCCGGCAATGACGACCAGGGCCGCGAGATGCAGGGCCAACTCGATTCTGCGAAGCTGATGGCGGATTTCTTCGCCGGCTACGAGCACCTGACCACCATCGAGGGCGGCAACGGCAAGGTCGGCGCCGTGGGCTTCTGCTACGGCGGCGGCGTGTGCAACGCGCTGGCCGTGGCCTATCCCGGCATGGCCTGCTCGGTGCCCTATTACGGCCGGCAGGCCAACGCCGAGGATGCCGCACAGATCCAGGCGCCGCTGCTGCTGCACTATGCCGAGCTTGACACCCGCATCAACGAGGGGTGGCCCGCCTATGAAGAGGCCTTGAAGGCAGCCGGCAAGACCTATGAGGCGCATATCTATCCGGGCGTGAACCACGGCTTCCACAACGACACGACGCCGCGCTACGACCAGGCCGCGGCCGAACTGTCCTGGAGCCGCACCCTCGAGTGGTTCAACCGCTATCTTGTCTGAACGCCTGGGGGCGGGGCCGCATGGCCCTGCCCTTCACGCCCAGGGCAGCGGCGCCGCGCCCAGCCCGATCCGCGTCGCCAGCGCCGCGTAGGCGTCGCGTTCCGCATCGCCCCAAGCCGCGCGCCGCGCCGCGAAC containing:
- the msrA gene encoding peptide-methionine (S)-S-oxide reductase MsrA gives rise to the protein MFFGLGKKLEMPSPDAALPGRSAAIPTADTHFVSGRPLKGPFPEGTEQVLFGMGCFWGVERMFWKLPGVWVTAAGYAAGYTPNPTYQEVCSGQTGHNEVVLVVYDPSQIGFDALVRTFWEGHDPTQGMRQGNDRGTQYRSGIYWTTPEQKAAAEASKPVYQQRLAAAGYGPITTEIRQAGPFYYAEDYHQQYLAKNPAGYCGIGGTGVTCPIGTGA
- a CDS encoding MFS transporter, whose translation is MSLLSRRRPMTLEEAASLPRWRRPEALLALMAFGMPLSFAVWVATLQNFVVEVAAFDGSDWGWLQSVREIPGFLAVGVIAVIMLLREQTLALLSLAMLGGAVAVTGYFPSFTGLLITTLISSIGFHYYETVNQSLQLQWIDKRRAPQMLGWLLAVGSGASLLAYGLIVATWKAFDLSFSFVFMTGGIATLAIALAARLLFPSFDAPNPQTKKLILRRRYWLYYALQFMSGARRQIFVVFAAFMMVEKFGFEVHEVTALFLINYLANMFAGPLIGAAVGRWGEKRALAVEYVGLICVFLAYGGIYYFGWGVLVAAALYVIDHLFFGLALALKTYFQKISDPADIAPTAAVAFTINHIAAVFLPALLGYVWLVSPGSVFLMAAGMAGVSLALAMLIPRHPAPGNETIFVRALPAPAE
- the rpsD gene encoding 30S ribosomal protein S4; translation: MTKRTSAKYKIDRRMGENIWGRPKSPVNKREYGPGQHGQRRKGKLSDFGLQLRAKQKLKGYYGDLTEKQFRRIYAEAERQRGDTGELLVGLLERRLDAVVYRAKFVPTIFAARQFVNHGHVLVNGKRVNIPSFRVSEGDVIEVRDKSKQLAVVLEAVGLAERDVPDYIQVDHSKMTAQFTRTPLLADVPYPVMMEPNLVVEYYAKN
- a CDS encoding lipid A-modifier LpxR family protein translates to MLALAAGHAAAEPYRLERVTAVHVNDSVFQGLDRWRTGSAMLSVALARQGDAEAMPEFGDLLELRLSAEFVTPEFFLADGAGDRRYAGILSVGAHTHFRTRGLEATLGADLHVIGPQNRLHEVQDIIHVVSGGASAPPEDQMVPDSVWPTLAGELARPVALDEGQLVLQPFLGLQAGHETLARVGGDLYLGQAVDAGTFGREPVTGLPFRLSGAGGPGVWGSLGVDIAAVGSSALLGHGTGDEPRDTRTRVRAGLGYDVGRLTALAGVAWLGPEFEAQRSGQWTAAFALGLSF
- a CDS encoding NADP-dependent isocitrate dehydrogenase; translation: MADNKTPDIIYTKVDEAPDLASASFLPIIRRFAAEAGVTVGLRDISLAGRIIAAFPERLTEAQRQSDDLAILGDLVKTPEANVIKLPNISASAPQLVAAIKELQGQGYDLPDYVDEPATDAEKDARRRYDAIRGSAVNPVLREGNSDRRAARAVKNYAKANPHSMGKWSADSKTRVSTMGANDFRSNEKSVTLTEAQAGPARIELIARDGSVTVLKEGVQYHAGTVVDATFLSAKALDAFLAREIEATKKEGILFSLHLKATMMKVSDPIIFGHAVREFLKPVFDKHGDALKSAGVNPNSGLGEMLDRVSGMAEIEADIQAVMADRPPLYMVNSDRGITNLHVPSDVIIDASIPALIRAGGKGWGPDGKEADANCVIPDSSYAAVYDEAIAYFKETGALDPSTAGTVQNVGLMAQKAEEYGSHPTTFEIPKDGTVRLIAANGDVLTTHEVEAGDIWRSAATRKAPIEDWVKLAIERQKAEGCQAIFWLDETRAHDAQLIAYVKPLLAAAGATDKFLILAPREATRLSFETIRNGENSIAVTGNVLRDYLTDLFPILELGTSAKMLSIVKLMQGGCMFETGAGGSAPKHVQQLMEENHLRWDSLGEFCALGESLKFLGTSKGNAKARILGDAVDAATQGILDHDRSPGRKAGQPDNRHSHYWFARYWAEALAAQTEDAALAAAFAPVAKALADNEGKILAELSAAQGKPADLGGYYHTDPVKTGAVMRPSATLNGIIG